The DNA sequence tggacctgggcccttaacattgggccggggtatgaacagtgcccctacttgagcccaaattttctttaaagtttgggttcaagtattcaactcgggttcgtagtcgACTTGTTTGAAAGAATACGGATGGTGagaaccgacgtgattttcgcgacttttggtttctgacagttacgtcaattcaagcgtcgtgtccgttgagggatcatttagggattgagggctttggtaacggtgcagtcgcattaatgactgcctcgtttttaccattatgccccttagcctatttataaatactttccctctctttccattttccgtttctgcaatctttcaaacttctccTTATCCTGTTTGTGTTGCATTTTTGTGTTTGAAGACTTCAGCTCTCTCCAACCTTCATTTTCGGCTAAAGGTTAGTTCTGCTTTTCCCATGTCATTTTTGTTTGCCTGTTTTGTTTGGCGAGTAGATAGGTTGACCCGTAGATTCTAGTTTCGAATCTTTCTTCTTTAGTGGCcttgttttttgattttcttttttcctttttcccttttgtaggttttctgccacttttctttacataaaaaatggcttctgtagacattctttctcagtgggttgacgatacggtccttggggaggaaccgttggtCGACGCTGAGTTCGTCACCCACCTTCGTACTCACCAtaggctctgtacttcggacgaggacgagcccaaatatgaattgataatcccgggtcctgaagaccgggtctgcTTTGGGAGAGTTGATGAGGCGACCCctcactttttctttatgtatgaatgcatgatcacccgtttgggtgtttttcttcctttctcggaTTTTGAGATATCTGTTCTGCACCACTGTAaggttgcccctactcaactccatcccaattcctggggtttctTGAAGATCTACCAGTTTATAAGCCACGCTCTGGACTTCCCGACTTCCTTGAgaatcttcttttatcttttccatatgactaagccctttagtgggctaaataaTAAGCAACAATGGGTATCCTTTCGTgccattcaaggtcggaggattttcaccctttttgatgaatccttccacgacttcaaaaactttttcttcaaggttcaagctgtagagggctaccaccccttttttctggatgagcattcctcccctcgctttcccctttacTGGCTGCCAGCCACCCCTTGCGAAAAGATTGGTCTAGATGACctagacgaggtggaggcggccattgtagggtttttccgagaagcgtgggggaaGTCCCCATACTTGGATACCAGGAAAATTCTCCAGGGTACACCGACCTTCGTTCAATCTCAaataggtagtgcatgcattctttatttccgagttgtttccGCCGACTTACATTTTGCCGACGAGTTGTGACTTACATTTTACCGACTTGTAACTCGgttgttatttgttttcttttgtagatatggcaaaaaaGAATGCTCAGGAGGCCTACCAAAGGGTCCGGGAGGCTAAggcgaagtcccgggctaggtcCGGGGTAGTCATCTCTCCTCCcctccacctcctcctcctaagAACACTGGCACTCCTACTCAACCTATTGTTCTCTCTTCCTCGAGCTTGCCCCGACCACCCCCATCTGCCCAAATTCTCTCCGAAcccgagaagaagaagcgcaagacttcagagtctggctcttcttccttcgatggtggggttaaggcggatgctatggcattcgtccgaaagaacatctatccttttatacatatggatgatgtttctgttcggaaccaccttaccaccatggccgaggagagttttaggacGGCGGGTGTTTGTGGCAAGCTTTTGGACATTTTTGAGAAGGCTCCCCTTAGCTCCTTGGGTGCAACCTCGagggttgaggagttggaggggagacttcgtatttttgaaaaacatgaaaaggagctgaaagaggagagagataggttgaggaaggagagagatcacctgaaggaggaggagggtaaGCTACGGCCCAATGTACCTTGGAGGCTAATCTGAGGAAGACGGCGCAAGACAGCTACCAcagcttatttcaagatattgtggccgtgaggaaggacttgctgaattctcggaacgcatatgccgagttggaggactctatcgccgatggtgccgaggagtcttggaggattttcttggaacaagtcagagttatcgctcccgacttggacctttctccGCTCCATCCCGACAAGGTGGTTATTGACGGCGCCATCGTTGATCCTCCCGTCCCCGAGGTCATTTCCGAATCAGACCTGAAGACTCGGGgacagaggattattgagtctcctcctcgtccccaagatgctccgagttcttcaaTCCTCACTCCGACTTCCTCTTTAGCTCCTCCTCCCGGTCCTGGTGGTGTTCCTCCTGGTGATTCCTCTACTCCGTCCAAGAaatgacttttttatttttgtggctatatgggggcccggcctgtgggtccccccttttttaaacttctaTTTATTTGCTGGTGGTTGTGAACAATTTGCTTCTGGCCTTtcaaggccgtaaacaaaatattctgtttgttgcccttttttggataagggttttaaacaaaataaatgccttttttggataagggttttctGAAGTAggtgcccttttttggataagggtttaagttactttGCGCGTGCACATGCTTTTCTATTTTGAAATATGTTTGATCTTTTTCGAAAAACCTTCTGCTAGCCTGCATTATTTTCTCGAGCCTTTTTCGTGGAAAGGCTTGTATGCAAGCTTTAAACTTTTCAGGTTcatatctcttttgttatcctttatactcgactttgctttagtgagtttttatgacttaggttatttttgcgatgcgtttttcttctactcggtgtTATACTCCGATCTGTGGATCAAAGTTTTCCAAGTTTTCCTACTCGGGATCTCtttccgacttatgagtcgggttggttcccgagtttttacgatcgacttgtataacctctttacaccgacttgtacctcgtcgttttatcctgacgaccatttaggtcgattcatgggattttcacgctttgtcgagcttaagtcggcgcgtttcgtagaaagacttatataaaaatagagAAGGATATTTAAGAGAAATATAttaatgaaaaagatctttattaatcgggaaggtacctttttgctactaagggtcttgacagtatatttcccttagcctctactatgatgcctcgttaaaaacccctctccagaaaaaacccttttttgggaaaaaatcatgaagctgggaaaagagtacatcagggagtagagttcgcttctagctgtagtaccttttcatattacaagcatgccacgaccttggtaactCAGTGCCATCCAGGTcggttattttataataacctttccctaacacttctttgattttgtatggccctttccaattggcggcgagctttccttcccccgacttgttgactccaatgtcgtttctgattaggaccaagtcgtctacagcaaatgttcttcgaatgacttttttgttgtatctggtagccattctttgctttaatgctgcttctcttatctgggcgttctctcggacttcggggagcaagtcgagctcctctttgtgcccctgtacatttccgacctcatcatggagaattacccttgggctttgctcactgatttctataggaatcatggcttctacgccgtaCACTAGTCGAAAaggtgtttctcctgtggcggattggggaGTTGTCCTATAGGCCCACAgtacttgagggagctcttcggcccaagctccctttgcttcctgtaatcttttcttcaaacctgccagtatgaccttgttagctgcctcggcttgcccattggcttgtgggtgttctaccgaggtgaattgATGCTTGATTTTCATGCTGGCTACCAGGTTTCTGAAGGTGgcgtcggtgaattgggttccattgtctgtggttatggaataaggtattccgtaccttgtgatgatgtttttgtagaggaacctgcgacttctttgagcggtgatagtggctaatggttctgcttctatccacttcgTGAAATAGTCTATTCCCACaatcaagtatttgacttgccctggtgcttggggaaaaggtcctaacaaatccattccccattttgcgaaaggcCAGGGCGAAGTTATACTGAttagctcttctggtggagccacgtggaaatttgcatgcatctggcatggctggcattttttcacaaagtctgtggcatctttctgcaaggtcggccaatagaatcctgctcggattaTTTTCCTGGCCAgcgaccttgctccgagatgatttccgcaAATCCCATTGTGTACTTCTtccaacacctcggtggttcttgaggtcggtacgcacttcagcaatggtgctgatatccctcttctgtaaaggacatttctcaccaaagtataatgttgtgcttcccttcggatctttttagcctctttctcctctttggggaggatgtcgaattttaggtattcgactaagggattcatccatccgaggtttaggccGACTACCTCAAGAACCTCTCGTTCATCTTCTGCTTTTGATACCGAGGGCTCTTGTAGGGTCtcttgaatcaggcttctgttgttccctccgggtttggtacttgctaacttggagagggcgtcagctctgctatttagatcccgagttatgtgtttgatctcggtttccgcaaagtgcccaaggtgttccaaggttttttccaagtatttcttcatattggggtcctttgcctgatattccccacttatttgggaagtcaccacttgtgagtcgctgtagatcATCACTTTTTCagcgccaacttcttctgctaattttaatccggcaatcaaggcctcatattctgcttgattgtttgatgccggaaattcaaattttaaggagacctctatctgggttccttttccatctaccaatattatgcctgcgccgctccctgttttgttggaggacccgtctacatagagttcccatgtagttggttttttctcttgttcacctgcgtattctgcgatgaagtcggcgaggcactGGGCTTTAATTGCAGTCCGAGCTTCGTATCTcaaatcgaactcggagagctctatcgcccattgaaccattctccctgcaacatccgtcttttgaaggatttgcttcatgggctggttcgtacggactcttatcgtgtgagcctggaagtaaggtcgtagccttcttgaggctattactaaggagtaagaaaacttctctagtttgtggtaccttagttcaggaCCTTGTAGAACCTTGCTGGTAAAATAGACCGGGTGTtgcccgacctcgtcttctctgatcagggctgatgagacagccctgtttgcgacggataagtataggacgaggtcttttcccggtattggtcgggtcaagataggaggttggcttaagaaatttttgaactcttggaacgcctcctcacattccggagtccattcaaactggcatcccttccttaacagggagaatagtggaagggattttagtgccgatcctgccataaatctggagagggctgcaagtcggccattgagctgttggacctctcttaaacaagtcgggctcttcatttctaggatggctctgcacttgtcgggattggcctcaatccctctttgtgttagcatgaagcctagaaatttccctgcttctactgcgaaggcgcattttgcgggatttaatctcatcccatgcaaccttatagtgtcgaagacttgtgagaggtcggttaagggtcgacttcttgcttggtttttactaacatgtcgtcgacgtatacctccattaggCTCCCTAAATGGGAGGAAAACattttgttcatcagcctttggtacgtggctcctgcattctttagtccgaatggcatgaccacgtagcaatagttggcttttggtgtgatgaacgatgttttctcttggtcgggttcatgcatcgggatttggttatatcccgagtaggcgtccatgaatgataggtattggtaccctgagctggagtccaccagggtatcaatacttggtaagggataagggtccttaggacaggccttattcaggtcggtatagtcgacgcacatcctccatttaccattttgttttttgactagcactgcattggctagccatgttgggtatttgacctctctgataaagccggcttccaggagcgcctgtacttgctcttctactatggaggccctctctgggccgagcttgcgtcttctttgctgtacaggtcgggaccctgggtaaaccgagagcctatgagacatgagctcgggatcaatcccgggcatgtcggaagccttccaggcgaagaggtcggaattagcttttaggagttcacccaacctttgtttcagggtttcccctaggttggctcctatgtaagtcGTTTTGCCTTCCTCTTTATCGatttgtatctcctcggtttttccacCCGGCTGGGGTCGTAGCTCTTCTCTTGTCCTTGTCCCACCTaactctatggtgtggacttctttgccctttcctctcagattcaggctttcgttgtagcacttccttgccaatttctggtctcccctcaccgttgctattcctcctggagtcgggaatttcatgcagaggtgaggggTTGATACCACCGCTCCgagtcgattaagggtagttctgccaattaaggcattgtaggctgacccttcatcgatgactataaagtctatgctcagagtccttgatttttccccctttccaaaggtagtgtgaaggggtaaaaatcccagtggctttattggcgtatcccctaacccatatagagtgtcggggtaagctctcaattctttttcatctaaccctagcttgttgaaggcgggcttgaaaaggatgtccgccgagcttccttgatctactagggttctgtggagatgggcattagctaggatcatagttatcaccacgggatcatcatgcccgggtactatcccttgcccatcttcttttgtaaatgagatagtggggaggtcgggtgtctcatccccgacctgatagactctcttcagatgtcttttgcgagaagatttggtgactccacctcccgcaaatcctcctgagatcatgtggaTGTGTCTCTCAGGGGTCTGTGGTGGAGGGTCTCTCCTGTCCATATcctctcgctttctctttccatgggtGTCCGACCTCTCCAAGAGATATCTgccaagccgaccttctctagccagcttttctatcacatttttgaggtcgtaacagtcgttggtggagtgaccatatatcttATGGTACTCGCAATATTCGCTGCGACTTcctccttttttatttttaataggtcttgggggtggcagcctttcagtgttgcagatctctctgtatacatccactatagaagtctttagaggagtataagagtgatactttctgggcctttcgagaccgggttcttccttcttcctgacttccctttccctttccctAGAGGAGGAAGTAGGTCGtgaactcaggtctcttaatttggcattctcttccatgttgatgtacttttcagccctttcttgtacatcactcagagaaacggggtgccttttagatatggactgtgagaaggggcCTTCTCTAAGTCCGTTGACTgaccccattattactgcctctgtgggcaggtcttggatctctaaacatgccttattgaacctttccatgtaggCTCGTAGagactctccgacctcctgttttactcccaggaggctcggtgcatgttttactttatccttctgaattgagaacctcatcaagaatttcctggagaggtcttcaaaactagtgatggatctcggggggaggctatcgaaccacttcatcgctgctttcgataaagtggtcgggaaagccttgcatctcgtagcgtcggaggcatcagctagatacatccggcttttgaagttgctaagatgatgctttggatccgtagttccatcatagaggtccatatcagggcttttgaagttcgttggaacttttgccctcattatgtcctcgctgaaaggatcttctccgcctgggagttgatcttctccttcgtcgcgggagttcttgagagaggattctagctgcaagagttttctttctaactcttttcgccgttccatctcttccttaaggtacctttcggtttccttttgccTCTCCCGCTCTTGTTCCAATTGCTCCAGGCGGCTATGGACTAGTCCCATCAATTCAGTTACGTGGGATGGTCCACCCTTTTCTGATTCACGACCATCTGAGGAGTTTACCTTTGGATTCTTCATTCCAGAGGTACCCTCTCTGTGTTGGTCGTTATCTTGATGTTGGGCTGTGTCTTCATTGTCATTGCCCATGCctagattctcttgctcagaatctgtttcgacatggccttcttcgtgggatctatccgccatcgttgaatgatctctcgggtccccggcaacggcgccaatgttacggtaggtaaccggagattagtccaatggatggcgtttggcggcccaagtgtatggtggaggagaactccgggtatgtccgcaactcgggaggctccgtccgacttgtgctcgcgtgtgaatggggggtggtacctgcaaggacactccgatgcctaagttagcaagggtgtaagcaggtcttagagagtattggacttaggaatacctgaggtgtgtcagtgtacttatagtggtgagccaataaccaccgttggagtagtgccgtatctttaggataataaccgtcccattatcttagggaggttaagatatggctttatgaagtggttagagagatttcaggggcggttacCCATTTGgatgagtatttatctgccagctaatctcacaaccgacttcttcgtaccaagtcggggttgacaccgacctctagaatggaggtgggtgctttgctaggcttaatctattggatcaggcctttcgattggacctgggcccttaacattgggtCGGGGtatgaatattattattattattattattattattatttttattattattattattattattattataataatagtaGTATTAGTCGTCGTCGTCATAATTATTCTACTATGAGAAATTATaggtaattaatatttttattttactttacaTTTACATTAAattgactaatttttttaattaaaggtGTTGACCTTCTTGTATTATCTCTTTATATCTGCTACCTCTATATTAGAAAATATTTAAGATATTATACATTAATATAAATCTAAATATATTTGTTATTGATTTTgtatatttaataagaaaatattataatatattcaAGATATTATATCTACATATATTCCTTGTAATTTTATATCAGTACTTGTTTGTATAAAATCAATATGAGATATATGTAGTTACAATATTAATATTCTGAATATATTATAACGTACACTCCATACTCCTATAAATTCCTTGATACAACAAGTCAACAACAAAACCAAACCTCCCACCAAATTCAAAACAGTTTCTTCTCGCACTCTCTGGGCAACATGATGACGAGCACCCTTTTTctcttcatcctcctcctcttctcATCCCTTACTGTAAGCGTATACTTCTGTCTCCGTCATAATTTTCCATATCCACTTTCATGTTTACGTAATTTAGGCTAATATCATTTGTgcattattactattattattattattattattattatgattatgtaactcacattatatatatatattaaccaCCGTAAATTAAAGTGGTCTTTTGTACATACTATATGTATTATCCgtcataattaattatttcgCTTGCAAATTGAAATGCTGTTATAGTATTTTTTAAGTACAAGtagaattaaaatttcaaaattattttccaGTCTAACACTATGTGATCGAAAGAAACTAATAACATTCTTTTCATCAAACGCATTATTCACACGCAGATTGGTTTCTCCAGCAGCGGTGCCAACGGTGGAGACAAAAATCCGTTCACACCAAAAGCGTACGTTCTGCGGTATTGGGACAAAGCCATTCAAAACACGCTTCCAAAGCCATCCTTCCTCACCTCCAAGACCTCACCATTAACCGCCATCCAAGCCGCTTATTACGCCAAACTCGCCGCCACCAACGCCCTCACCACGCGGCTCCCTGAGTTCTGTTCCGCCGCGCACCTTCTTTGCCTCACGGACATTAAGCCCAATCTCTCCAAGCGAGACAAGAGCCAAAGCTTCACTGGCTACGAAGACGGCCAGAACTTCACCAGCTACGGCATCGGCGGAGCAGGAAGCGTCAACGACTTCAAGAACTACTCCGACGGCTTTGGCAACCCCGGGTTTAACGAGTTCCGCTCCTACAGCCGCAATTCCGGTGGCGGAAACGAGACCTTCACGAGCTACGGTGAAGGCAACAGTAACTTCGAACAACGCTTCAACACCTACGGCAAAGGTTCCGGAGGCGGCACCGGGGAATTCACACAGTACGGAACCAACACAAACGACCCAACCCTCCGGTTCTCGTCGTACGGCGAGGAAACCGGCGGAAGGCAAGAACAATTCTCCAAGTACAGCGACGACGGCAATGCCGGAGAGCAAACGTTCTCGAACTACGGCAAAAACGCTGCCGGAGCCGTGAGCGAGTTTGACAGCTATGGTAACAACTCGAACGTGGCGGCGTCGTCGTTCACTAGCTACGGCGGTGGTGGAGCCGGACAGAACGAGACGTTCATGAACTATGGGATAAACATGAACGTGCCTGAAGAGAATTTCAGTAATTATGGGGCTCGAACCACCGGAGGAACGCAAGCATTCACGAACTATAGAAATCAGGCGAACGTGGGTGATACCTCGTTTTCTTCATACGATAAGGGATCAAACCAAGGAGCGGCCAATTTCACCAGCTACGGCCAATCCTTCAATGAAGGCTCCGATACCTTTAAAGGCTACGCCCTCAATTCTACGAGCAAGGTCAGTTCTCTTGTTTCTTGAGAATCGATcacttttaattattaacttaaaatatttttaacttatacttttaaatattaattattaacttataaatataaataataaagtttgataatttttttatatttttttattatttaacttcTAAATACAAATAATAACCCTATGTGattatggttttgtaatttgttGGTTGCATAAAAGGCTGGGTTCAAAGAATACGGTGTGAACACGACCTTCAAGGAGTACAACAAAGACGGTGTCTCCTTCTCCGGCTACACCAATGCCACCACTTCTTCCGCCCACATGAGTGGCAGTCTGGCCAAAAAATGGGTGGAACCAGGCAAATTCTTCCGCGAGAGCATGTTAAAGGAAGGCACTATTATGCCCATGCCGGACATCAAGGACAAGATGCCCAAAAGGTCATTTTTGCCCCGTTCCGTTTTGACCAAATTACCCTTCTCCACCTCCGAGCTCAAGCGCATCTTCAAGGCCTCCGATGAATCCTCCATGGACAAGATGATAAAAGACTCCATGGGAGAGTGCACCAGAGCTCCCAGCGCGGGGGAGACAAAACGCTGCGTTGGATCTGTGGAGGACATGATCGACTTTGCAACTTCCGTTTTGGGGCGTGACATTACCGTTAGAAGCACCGAGAACGTTAACGGGTCAAAGAAGAATGTGATGGTGAGTAAGGTCAAAGGGATCAACGGTGGAAAAGTAACCAAATCTGTTTCTTGCCATCAGAGCTTGTTCCCTTACTTATTGTATTACTGCCACTCGGTTCCTAAGGTTCGGGTTTACGAAGCGGATCTTTTGGACCCGAATACAAAAGCTAAGATTAACCACGGTGTCGCCATCTGTCACTTGGACACCACTGCATGGAGCCCAACCCATGGTGCATTCTTGGCCCTTGGATCAGGTCCTGGTAAGATTGAGGTTTGCCATTGGATCTTTGAGAACGATATGACTTGGACCATTGCTAATTGAGGAACAACGGATAATAATGGATTCGAAGCAACCTCTCCATCATCAGTTAATATAAGATTTTAATTTCATCCCTACTACCAAGTTAAGTCATGGTTTTCAGACCGTGgtcctttattattattatttattagttattactattatttttttgtggtCATGCTTTTGGATCCGAGTATATATAGTTTATGTAGTTgttaaaatatataatgacGAGATTGCCTTTTTGAGTGTGTATTTTATGGTTTCTCTACCATGGTAGTTGTAAGCCAACGACGAATCAAATGTGCATTTTGTATTTACATAATAATAAGTAttactcaatctctatttataaaAGGTAAATTTTGTGATGACTATGACATATTGacaatatttttgaaaacttagttaaaaatttaaaattatattaaattttaatttaattactcttttttatttttttaaaaattgagaagcgttgctaaaaaataaaaaataatgtgaCTTACTTTTAgctaaaattttataattatcataacaatcaaaatcataattataaaatgcatcttaataaaaattatatttccttttttcttttttggcaTTTATTTCATTATCCAATCCTTAACCCATATCATTTATTTCATCTATATCGGATGTGTAAGTATTACGTAAAGGAATTATGAGGTTGCTTCCTAAGCTTGTATTTTATGGATTCCAGTTAATGCAACGAATATAAATAAACTCCACGTATACATGGAGAAATGAAAAAATAGTTcatatttatcttatttattctttattaattattttgataattaataatattaaataaaataaatttaaatttttttctaaatattattgattaatatataattattggTCATTTCTTTAACTACTCTATTATTTGAATTGGACGTAACTAGGTAAGCCGTTACATATTATTGCCACGTAGCATCGCAAATATCATTTTAGTTCTGATTTGCCAGTGGGTTTAGTATGGACCTATTGGGAATATTAATTAGAAATGCTAGATCATCAATAATTAATGCATGAATAGACAGAGACATAGTGACATACTACAGTGATGGTATAGTCCACGATTCCACGTTTTAGAAGGGTGGACAAGCTAAGAAGGAAAACCAGCTTACACATAAAAGTTTGTGATTATATCCACAAACAGCAGTCATGTCGACAAAATAATGAGTCCATACTTAAATGTCACCCATAATATACATGAACGGGTGTGCAAAAGTTTACAACacatttatatatacataatatattaattaatagaaAGCAActtttctattaatttttatataaatataataaaaaatttgaaattaattaagataataaataatacatttttattttataaattttatatataaaattatattttaaaaaaataatttggaCACCAAAATACTTTTCATATTTCTTGTATATAAtagataaatagataaataaataaataaataaataaattatattacatatatattaaaattaattactaatataaaatatatattaaaatataa is a window from the Arachis stenosperma cultivar V10309 chromosome 3, arast.V10309.gnm1.PFL2, whole genome shotgun sequence genome containing:
- the LOC130968866 gene encoding polygalacturonase-1 non-catalytic subunit beta-like → MMTSTLFLFILLLFSSLTIGFSSSGANGGDKNPFTPKAYVLRYWDKAIQNTLPKPSFLTSKTSPLTAIQAAYYAKLAATNALTTRLPEFCSAAHLLCLTDIKPNLSKRDKSQSFTGYEDGQNFTSYGIGGAGSVNDFKNYSDGFGNPGFNEFRSYSRNSGGGNETFTSYGEGNSNFEQRFNTYGKGSGGGTGEFTQYGTNTNDPTLRFSSYGEETGGRQEQFSKYSDDGNAGEQTFSNYGKNAAGAVSEFDSYGNNSNVAASSFTSYGGGGAGQNETFMNYGINMNVPEENFSNYGARTTGGTQAFTNYRNQANVGDTSFSSYDKGSNQGAANFTSYGQSFNEGSDTFKGYALNSTSKAGFKEYGVNTTFKEYNKDGVSFSGYTNATTSSAHMSGSLAKKWVEPGKFFRESMLKEGTIMPMPDIKDKMPKRSFLPRSVLTKLPFSTSELKRIFKASDESSMDKMIKDSMGECTRAPSAGETKRCVGSVEDMIDFATSVLGRDITVRSTENVNGSKKNVMVSKVKGINGGKVTKSVSCHQSLFPYLLYYCHSVPKVRVYEADLLDPNTKAKINHGVAICHLDTTAWSPTHGAFLALGSGPGKIEVCHWIFENDMTWTIAN